In a genomic window of Halobiforma lacisalsi AJ5:
- a CDS encoding globin-coupled sensor protein produces MARANTTTLTEEQRRNVDGSELLEDLGVDEREIAARKRITQFDEEDAARLAEMKPLFAAIEDETVDAFYDHLQSNPETNAIFDRSSRSIDQLKGLQAQYLRELGDGTYDRSYFETRARIGKVHELIDLEPKVYLGSYSLYYEQILDGIVSEAVDEALERRFGGDDAADAGSDYDSDYDSDSDSIDRDTFETELEAVTDEIRNRTLSALKLMLLDQQVAIDTYIRSYSEIEEEIERQQRVAADVEESVERLESDAGVVEESAAEIAEITDEQVESVEEVSKEVSDLSATVEEIAASAEEVNATSEEAEEISETAADAAQDAIEQIEAVEDAAAEVSADIERLRESVDEIDDLVSVIDDIADQTNLLALNASIEAANAGSSGDGFAVVANEVKSLAEESQEQAEMITNTIDRIQEDTEETTESIDVAEERVSRAVEEVRRTVDGLERITDAVGETSTGIEEVAAATDDQAASTEEVASMIDRIADDAREVAAETDEVADAINEQAERTEEIERSIARLTTDR; encoded by the coding sequence ATGGCACGCGCGAACACGACGACCCTGACGGAGGAACAGCGACGCAATGTCGACGGCAGCGAACTGCTTGAGGATCTCGGTGTCGACGAGCGGGAGATCGCTGCCAGGAAGCGGATCACCCAGTTCGACGAGGAGGACGCGGCGCGACTCGCGGAGATGAAACCGCTCTTCGCGGCGATCGAGGACGAAACGGTCGACGCGTTCTACGACCACCTGCAGTCGAACCCCGAGACGAACGCGATCTTCGATCGCTCTTCGCGTTCCATCGACCAACTCAAAGGTCTGCAGGCGCAGTACCTTCGCGAACTCGGGGACGGGACGTACGACCGGTCGTACTTCGAGACCCGGGCCCGGATCGGCAAGGTACACGAACTGATCGACCTCGAGCCGAAGGTCTATCTGGGGTCGTACTCGCTGTATTACGAGCAGATTCTCGACGGAATCGTGTCCGAGGCAGTCGACGAAGCACTCGAGCGACGGTTCGGGGGTGACGATGCCGCCGACGCCGGCTCCGACTACGACTCCGACTACGACTCCGACTCCGACTCGATCGACCGCGACACGTTCGAGACCGAACTCGAGGCGGTCACCGACGAGATCCGGAATCGTACCCTCTCGGCTCTGAAGCTCATGCTGCTCGACCAGCAGGTCGCCATCGACACCTACATTCGGTCCTACAGCGAGATCGAGGAGGAGATCGAGCGCCAGCAACGGGTCGCGGCGGACGTCGAGGAGTCGGTCGAACGCCTCGAGTCGGATGCGGGCGTCGTCGAGGAAAGTGCCGCCGAGATCGCGGAGATCACGGACGAACAGGTGGAGTCGGTAGAAGAGGTGTCGAAGGAAGTGTCGGATCTCTCGGCGACCGTCGAGGAGATCGCGGCAAGCGCCGAGGAGGTCAACGCGACCAGCGAGGAGGCCGAGGAGATTTCGGAGACGGCGGCCGACGCCGCCCAGGACGCGATCGAACAGATCGAGGCCGTCGAGGATGCCGCCGCGGAGGTTTCGGCCGACATCGAACGGCTTCGCGAGAGCGTCGACGAGATCGACGACCTGGTTTCGGTCATCGACGACATCGCCGACCAGACGAACCTGCTCGCGCTCAACGCGTCGATCGAGGCGGCCAACGCGGGGAGTTCGGGAGACGGGTTCGCCGTCGTCGCGAACGAGGTGAAGTCGCTGGCCGAGGAGTCCCAGGAGCAGGCCGAGATGATCACGAACACGATCGACCGCATCCAGGAGGACACGGAGGAAACCACCGAGAGCATCGACGTCGCCGAGGAACGCGTCTCCAGGGCGGTCGAGGAAGTCCGGCGGACCGTCGACGGCCTCGAGCGGATCACCGATGCGGTCGGGGAGACCTCGACCGGGATCGAGGAGGTGGCAGCCGCGACCGACGACCAGGCCGCGAGCACGGAGGAGGTCGCGAGCATGATCGATCGGATCGCCGACGACGCCCGGGAGGTCGCGGCGGAGACGGACGAGGTCGCCGACGCGATCAACGAACAGGCCGAACGAACCGAGGAGATCGAACGGTCGATCGCCCGACTCACGACGGATCGGTAG
- a CDS encoding DUF7117 family protein — protein MKIRGERECKECGTRWSYYETGSIDCPGCGSLHSVGVDERTEHTDLQVAFDLTPVRNDVDDASTSELAERARERCREYVRRRGFVNGGTLQSLDDTYLAAMELLHVADVVARVIDPERDDREELYFLSLLRDADTGDRPPATDVPVSLASARGLAYANAVREYRRDLRTWIEERDRELTTAERAALETLGEHVKRLRMLDGDVDPEIAERLVEATRDLANGLRGDEIAFTRAQDGLENLEFDGGKANGRFGGD, from the coding sequence ATGAAGATCCGGGGCGAGCGCGAGTGCAAGGAGTGTGGGACCCGCTGGTCCTACTACGAAACCGGGAGCATCGACTGTCCTGGGTGTGGCAGTCTCCACAGCGTCGGTGTCGACGAACGGACCGAACACACGGACCTGCAGGTAGCCTTCGACCTGACGCCGGTCCGCAACGACGTCGACGACGCGTCGACCAGTGAACTCGCGGAGCGGGCACGGGAGCGCTGCCGCGAGTACGTCCGCCGGCGCGGGTTCGTCAACGGGGGCACCCTCCAGAGCCTCGACGATACCTATCTGGCAGCGATGGAACTGCTCCACGTCGCCGACGTGGTCGCCCGCGTGATCGACCCGGAGCGCGACGACCGCGAGGAACTGTACTTCCTCTCACTGCTCCGGGATGCCGACACCGGCGACCGGCCCCCCGCGACGGACGTCCCCGTATCGTTAGCGTCCGCCCGCGGACTCGCGTACGCCAACGCCGTCCGGGAGTACCGCCGTGACCTTCGCACCTGGATCGAGGAACGCGACCGGGAACTGACGACCGCGGAACGGGCCGCACTCGAGACGCTCGGCGAACACGTCAAACGCCTGCGGATGCTCGACGGCGACGTCGACCCAGAGATCGCGGAACGGCTCGTCGAAGCGACCCGCGACCTGGCGAACGGCCTGCGGGGCGACGAAATCGCGTTCACACGGGCCCAGGACGGCCTCGAGAACCTCGAGTTCGACGGCGGGAAAGCGAACGGCCGGTTCGGCGGGGACTGA
- a CDS encoding PadR family transcriptional regulator, with protein sequence MYDLTGFQRDLLYVIAGEEEPHGLAIKEELEEYYEKEIHHGRLYPNLDTLVDKGLVEKGRRDRRTNFYTLTRRGQRELEARREWEAQYVDL encoded by the coding sequence ATGTACGACCTGACAGGATTTCAGCGTGACCTCCTCTACGTGATCGCTGGGGAGGAGGAACCGCACGGACTCGCGATCAAGGAGGAACTCGAGGAGTACTACGAGAAAGAGATCCACCACGGGCGGCTCTACCCGAACCTCGATACCCTCGTCGACAAGGGGCTCGTCGAAAAAGGACGACGCGACCGGCGCACCAACTTCTACACACTCACTCGACGGGGACAGCGGGAACTCGAGGCGCGCCGGGAGTGGGAAGCCCAGTACGTCGACCTGTAG
- a CDS encoding MgtC/SapB family protein, with protein MNEVALQLGDAPLDETVVRIALAGALGMFLGLEREWSQKSAGIRTFSLISLLGAVFTILVLEEPLVGGNLLILGGLLVIVQGVLLAVKGLVGEPETSLSLTTSVSMLVAYGVGALVAAEYIIEGVTVAVLSSLLLVLKRELHEFAGGLSREEMRATTEFAILAFVIYPLLPAEYPLDIGTVTIDLEPQVIWLMVVAVAGIGIVNYAIVSTYGGRGIAITGFFGGLASSTAVVGTMLDHVNQRPEASSYAVAAILLANAAMAARNLAIAVGFTVGSETGLLVEAAIPLGAVILIAFAVAGTTADWSESGPMELESPFSMKNALAFGAVFLVVLVFGSLAEDWFGTLGFYATAVASGFVSSAGATTSAVVLYRGGQLGSAEATIGILLATVSSIVVKAMLAATSANHSFRNQVAVYSTVLLLGGAAASVLLVI; from the coding sequence GTGAACGAGGTCGCGCTGCAACTCGGCGACGCGCCCCTCGATGAGACGGTCGTTCGGATCGCGCTGGCCGGCGCGCTCGGAATGTTCCTGGGCCTCGAGCGGGAGTGGTCCCAGAAATCGGCCGGGATCCGGACCTTCTCGCTGATCAGCCTGCTGGGAGCCGTCTTCACGATTCTCGTCCTCGAGGAGCCGCTCGTCGGCGGGAACCTGCTGATACTCGGCGGGTTGCTCGTGATCGTCCAGGGCGTGTTGCTCGCCGTCAAGGGGCTCGTCGGCGAACCGGAGACCAGCCTGTCGCTGACGACGTCGGTGTCGATGCTGGTCGCCTACGGCGTGGGGGCCCTCGTCGCGGCCGAATACATCATCGAGGGCGTGACGGTGGCGGTGCTCTCGTCGCTGCTTTTGGTACTCAAGCGCGAACTCCACGAGTTCGCGGGCGGGCTCTCCCGGGAAGAGATGCGCGCGACGACGGAGTTCGCTATCCTCGCGTTCGTCATCTACCCGTTGTTGCCGGCCGAGTACCCCCTCGATATCGGGACGGTCACGATCGATCTCGAGCCCCAGGTGATCTGGCTAATGGTCGTCGCGGTCGCGGGGATCGGCATCGTCAACTACGCGATCGTCTCCACCTACGGCGGCCGCGGGATCGCTATTACGGGATTTTTCGGCGGGTTAGCATCGTCCACGGCGGTCGTCGGTACGATGCTCGATCACGTCAACCAGCGGCCAGAGGCTTCGTCGTACGCGGTCGCCGCGATTTTGCTCGCGAACGCGGCGATGGCAGCGCGGAACCTGGCGATCGCGGTCGGGTTCACCGTCGGGAGCGAGACCGGCCTTCTGGTCGAGGCGGCCATCCCGCTGGGGGCGGTCATCCTGATCGCTTTCGCAGTTGCCGGCACGACTGCCGACTGGAGCGAATCCGGACCGATGGAACTCGAGAGCCCGTTCTCGATGAAAAACGCCCTGGCGTTCGGCGCGGTCTTCCTGGTCGTGCTGGTGTTCGGGTCGCTCGCCGAGGACTGGTTCGGCACCCTCGGCTTCTACGCGACCGCCGTTGCCAGCGGCTTCGTCTCGAGCGCCGGCGCGACCACGTCGGCGGTCGTCCTCTACCGCGGCGGGCAACTGGGGTCGGCCGAAGCCACCATCGGCATCCTTCTGGCGACGGTCTCGAGCATCGTCGTCAAGGCGATGCTGGCGGCGACGTCGGCGAATCACTCGTTCCGGAACCAGGTGGCGGTGTACAGTACGGTATTGTTACTCGGTGGTGCCGCAGCATCGGTCCTTTTGGTTATCTAG
- a CDS encoding PqqD family protein: MSTHAPDAIPRRTADDWVERVVDGERRVTVHWTKTPRNRVDAFLFDLFGTDLDRELALDPVGTTVWRHCDGDHTVAEIASIVAETHDADRVEPVDETLAHFLLQLEERGLIEFEDG, encoded by the coding sequence ATGAGCACCCACGCGCCGGACGCGATCCCCCGACGAACCGCCGACGACTGGGTGGAGCGTGTCGTCGACGGCGAGCGTCGCGTCACCGTCCACTGGACGAAGACGCCGCGCAACCGGGTCGACGCGTTTCTGTTCGATCTGTTCGGGACCGATCTGGACCGCGAACTCGCGCTGGACCCGGTCGGGACGACCGTCTGGCGCCACTGTGACGGCGACCACACCGTCGCGGAAATCGCGTCGATCGTCGCCGAAACTCACGACGCCGACCGCGTCGAACCGGTCGACGAGACGCTCGCGCACTTCCTCCTGCAACTCGAGGAGCGGGGGCTGATCGAGTTCGAGGACGGGTGA
- a CDS encoding aminotransferase class III-fold pyridoxal phosphate-dependent enzyme, with translation MDRETAEPSVEEMPGERAKQWANYHHEFAAPSTYVYEFVWDASAEATGPFCTDVDGNVLLDFTSHVAASPLGYNNPTLQRKLEEFDLVDPLKIAGQDFYVSAGGSPSDPDLPGPSQLMERLVDATDHYDMDRVFLSNSGAEAVENAIKICYASGGHRGFTTDGAFHGRTLGALSLNRSKTVHRKGFPEVPGIVSVPYPSTQAEYESNWQTDGPGGNVVADKLHPEQGVIDPDEVAYLILEPIQGEGGYRPAHPEFARDLEQLRHEYGLHVIADEIQAGLGRTGKMWGVDHLDLTPDAITAAKGLRVGATISRSDVFPEEEGRLSSTWGAGDVIGSMQGALTIDIIHEQNLLENARTRGEQLRSRLDDAVEDRPELVDARGRGLMQAVEFDTKDRREAVVEAAFERGLLLLGCGHKTLRLLPPLDVTEREIDLALDLLLEAIDDAADSQ, from the coding sequence ATGGACAGAGAGACTGCCGAGCCGAGCGTCGAGGAGATGCCAGGCGAACGAGCGAAACAGTGGGCCAACTACCACCACGAGTTCGCCGCCCCGAGTACGTACGTCTACGAGTTCGTCTGGGACGCGAGCGCCGAGGCGACCGGACCGTTCTGTACCGACGTCGACGGCAACGTCCTGCTCGATTTCACGAGTCACGTCGCCGCCTCCCCGCTCGGGTACAACAACCCGACCCTCCAGCGGAAACTCGAGGAGTTCGATCTGGTCGACCCGCTCAAGATCGCCGGCCAGGACTTCTACGTGAGCGCAGGCGGGTCTCCGTCAGATCCCGACCTCCCCGGGCCGAGCCAGTTGATGGAACGGCTGGTGGACGCGACCGACCACTACGACATGGACCGGGTGTTCCTCTCGAACTCCGGTGCCGAAGCCGTCGAGAACGCGATCAAGATCTGTTACGCCTCCGGCGGCCACCGCGGGTTCACGACCGACGGCGCGTTCCACGGTCGCACCCTCGGTGCGCTCTCGCTGAACCGCTCGAAAACGGTCCACCGGAAGGGCTTCCCCGAAGTGCCGGGCATCGTCAGCGTCCCCTATCCCTCCACGCAGGCGGAGTACGAGTCGAACTGGCAGACCGACGGCCCCGGGGGAAACGTCGTCGCGGACAAGCTCCACCCCGAACAGGGCGTCATCGACCCCGACGAGGTCGCCTACCTCATCCTCGAGCCGATCCAGGGCGAAGGCGGCTACCGGCCCGCCCACCCCGAGTTCGCGCGTGACCTCGAGCAACTGCGCCACGAGTACGGCCTGCACGTGATCGCCGACGAGATCCAGGCCGGCCTCGGCCGTACCGGGAAGATGTGGGGCGTCGACCACCTCGATCTCACACCGGACGCCATCACGGCGGCGAAGGGACTGCGCGTGGGCGCGACCATCTCCCGCTCCGACGTGTTCCCCGAAGAAGAGGGGCGACTCTCCTCGACCTGGGGTGCAGGGGACGTCATCGGTTCGATGCAGGGCGCGCTCACGATCGACATTATTCACGAACAGAACCTGCTCGAGAACGCCCGGACCCGGGGCGAACAGCTCCGTAGTCGCCTCGACGACGCCGTCGAGGACCGGCCGGAACTGGTCGACGCCCGCGGCCGCGGACTGATGCAGGCCGTCGAGTTCGACACCAAGGATCGGCGCGAAGCCGTCGTCGAAGCCGCCTTCGAGCGTGGCCTCCTGCTGCTCGGCTGTGGTCACAAGACGCTGCGACTGCTGCCGCCGCTCGACGTCACCGAACGCGAGATCGATCTCGCGCTCGACCTGCTGCTCGAGGCGATCGACGACGCCGCCGACTCGCAGTAA
- the purD gene encoding phosphoribosylamine--glycine ligase, with protein MSETVLLIGGGGREHAIARALEESDADLYACAGNRNPGIARIAEGFETLETTNPEAVVEYAADVDAGIAVIGPESPLEAGVADALEEAGVYAFGPKEADARIETDKAFQRRFMRENDVPGCPDFETFDDMEAACDYIDEYDGDLAIKPAGLTGGKGVKVIGDQVTAEEGKAYIRESDYDRIVLEERLIGEEFTIQAFVANDTLETAPAVQDHKRAYEGDEGPNTGGMGSYSDATTHLPFMTENDYEEAVSIMEATVDALEDYRGILYGQFMLTAAGPKVVEFNARFGDPEAMNTLPVLETDFLDVLTAARDGDPVPELEFAGRATVCKYAVPAGYPTDPEAGAKVQVDEESVARAVRATQDSSGDEPRESAGDALLYYASVDEREDGIYTTTSRAFAVVGVADSITDAETIAEDALEVAGDEGLHVRHDIGKPDLVQRRIDHVNDLRGE; from the coding sequence ATGTCCGAGACCGTGCTCCTGATCGGTGGCGGTGGCCGCGAACACGCCATCGCCCGTGCACTCGAGGAAAGCGACGCCGACCTCTACGCCTGTGCGGGGAATCGAAACCCCGGTATCGCCCGCATCGCTGAGGGCTTCGAGACGCTCGAGACGACCAACCCAGAGGCGGTCGTCGAGTATGCCGCTGACGTCGACGCAGGGATCGCCGTCATCGGACCGGAATCGCCACTCGAGGCCGGCGTCGCGGACGCACTCGAGGAGGCCGGGGTCTACGCGTTCGGCCCGAAGGAAGCCGACGCCCGAATCGAGACGGACAAGGCCTTCCAGCGGCGGTTCATGCGGGAGAACGACGTACCGGGCTGTCCGGACTTCGAGACGTTCGACGACATGGAGGCCGCCTGCGACTACATCGACGAGTACGACGGCGACCTCGCGATCAAGCCCGCCGGTCTCACGGGTGGCAAGGGCGTGAAGGTCATCGGCGATCAGGTCACCGCCGAGGAGGGCAAGGCATACATCCGCGAGTCCGACTACGACCGGATCGTCCTCGAGGAACGGCTGATCGGCGAGGAGTTTACGATCCAGGCGTTCGTCGCCAACGACACGCTCGAGACCGCGCCCGCGGTCCAGGACCACAAGCGCGCCTACGAGGGCGACGAGGGCCCCAACACCGGCGGCATGGGCAGCTACTCCGACGCGACGACTCACCTGCCGTTCATGACCGAAAACGACTACGAGGAGGCCGTCTCGATCATGGAAGCGACCGTCGACGCGCTCGAGGACTACCGCGGAATCCTCTACGGTCAGTTCATGCTGACCGCGGCGGGGCCAAAGGTGGTCGAGTTCAACGCACGCTTCGGCGACCCCGAGGCGATGAACACCCTCCCGGTGCTCGAGACGGACTTCCTCGACGTACTCACCGCTGCCCGGGACGGCGATCCGGTGCCCGAACTCGAGTTCGCCGGGCGGGCGACGGTCTGCAAGTACGCCGTTCCCGCGGGGTACCCAACCGATCCCGAAGCCGGCGCGAAGGTACAGGTCGACGAGGAGAGCGTGGCGCGAGCGGTCCGCGCAACGCAAGACTCGAGCGGCGACGAGCCGCGAGAGAGCGCCGGCGACGCCCTGCTGTACTACGCCAGCGTCGACGAACGCGAGGACGGCATCTACACGACCACCTCGCGCGCGTTCGCCGTCGTCGGCGTCGCCGACTCGATCACCGACGCCGAAACGATCGCCGAGGACGCCCTCGAGGTCGCCGGCGACGAGGGACTACACGTCCGTCACGACATCGGAAAACCCGACCTCGTTCAGCGGCGGATCGACCACGTGAACGACCTTCGCGGAGAATAA
- a CDS encoding OPT family oligopeptide transporter, protein MAHGPPEEHQQANDSRTVRERSAEEGPSPYVPAGKRVAELTIKAVVIGLALNVVMLTANMYLGMRSGMTISASIPAAVISMGLFYGLRRIGVGGTILENNIVQTMTSAGEALAAGVIFTIAGVTFLDQPIDVVNTAVVAALGGLLGILFMIPMRRYLIVKRHEELPYPEGTACADVLEAGSRGDEGVKLISVGFLVSFVYMWLANGMAAFRTTLETAFTAGETEGFAIGGDFTPALVGVGYIIGPRIAGYVFGGGLIAWMMLIPLLITGGFVPESAADAALMAQANAVWDAYIRYVGAGAMIVGGFYAIVSMRGTIVDALGTAVAEIRGSGSAAKGERKRTQRDLPMKIVVIGAVLIALALVAVPQVQVGLLGGFIAVIAAFLFVAVSAYLVGVVGSSSNPVSGMAVATILIAALALRSAGVTDPVVVLMTASVVAIAAAVAGDTSQDLKTGYLLGATPRNQQIAQVIGIALSALFAGWVLYFFHQAYGIGSDTIPAPQAGMMALISEGVLTGTAQWGMILIGAVFAFVLILMDVPVLPFAVGIYLPITLATPIFLGGLLRAGIDRYVARRDDKDGTLAEHATSRGRIVAAGLITGEAIMGIVIGTFYIAGIGNSDGAPFPLGLDAGTQTILGVVALVALVGLFTASVLRNAPDTAAGNATDR, encoded by the coding sequence ATGGCACACGGACCACCGGAAGAGCACCAGCAGGCGAACGACAGTCGCACAGTTCGCGAACGATCGGCGGAAGAGGGACCATCCCCGTACGTGCCCGCAGGGAAGCGCGTCGCCGAGTTGACGATCAAGGCAGTCGTCATCGGTCTCGCGCTCAACGTGGTGATGTTGACCGCGAACATGTACCTCGGGATGCGCTCGGGGATGACGATCAGCGCGTCCATTCCCGCGGCAGTCATCAGTATGGGGCTGTTCTACGGCCTCCGCCGGATCGGCGTCGGCGGAACCATCCTCGAGAACAACATCGTCCAGACGATGACGTCGGCCGGCGAGGCGCTGGCAGCGGGGGTCATCTTCACGATCGCCGGCGTTACCTTCCTCGACCAGCCGATCGACGTCGTCAACACTGCCGTCGTCGCGGCGCTCGGCGGCCTGCTCGGGATCCTCTTTATGATCCCCATGCGTCGCTATCTCATCGTCAAGCGCCACGAGGAACTCCCCTACCCGGAGGGGACGGCCTGTGCGGACGTCCTCGAGGCGGGGTCCCGCGGTGACGAGGGCGTGAAACTCATCTCCGTTGGCTTTCTCGTGAGTTTCGTCTACATGTGGCTGGCCAACGGGATGGCCGCCTTCCGGACGACGCTCGAGACGGCGTTTACGGCCGGCGAAACGGAAGGGTTCGCCATCGGCGGCGACTTCACCCCCGCGCTCGTCGGCGTCGGCTACATCATCGGGCCACGAATCGCGGGCTACGTATTCGGCGGCGGCCTGATCGCCTGGATGATGCTAATCCCGCTGTTGATCACCGGCGGGTTCGTCCCCGAATCGGCCGCCGACGCGGCGCTGATGGCACAGGCGAACGCGGTCTGGGACGCCTACATCCGCTACGTCGGCGCGGGCGCGATGATCGTCGGCGGCTTCTACGCGATCGTCTCGATGCGCGGGACGATCGTCGACGCCCTGGGAACCGCCGTGGCGGAGATCCGCGGCTCCGGATCGGCCGCGAAGGGCGAGCGCAAGCGTACCCAGCGGGACCTTCCGATGAAGATCGTCGTGATCGGTGCGGTTCTGATCGCGCTCGCGCTCGTCGCGGTCCCCCAGGTACAGGTCGGCCTCCTCGGCGGCTTCATCGCCGTGATCGCCGCGTTCCTCTTCGTCGCCGTCTCGGCGTACCTCGTCGGGGTCGTCGGCAGTTCCTCGAACCCCGTCTCCGGGATGGCCGTAGCGACGATTCTGATCGCCGCGCTGGCGCTGCGCTCGGCCGGCGTCACAGACCCCGTCGTGGTGCTGATGACGGCCTCGGTCGTGGCCATCGCCGCGGCGGTCGCCGGCGACACCTCCCAGGACCTCAAGACCGGCTACCTGCTCGGTGCGACCCCCCGGAACCAGCAGATCGCACAGGTGATCGGGATCGCCCTCTCGGCGCTGTTCGCCGGCTGGGTCCTCTACTTCTTCCACCAGGCCTACGGCATCGGCAGCGACACCATCCCCGCGCCCCAGGCCGGAATGATGGCGCTGATCTCTGAGGGCGTCCTCACCGGCACGGCCCAGTGGGGAATGATCCTCATCGGCGCCGTCTTCGCGTTCGTCCTGATCCTCATGGACGTCCCCGTCCTGCCCTTTGCCGTCGGGATCTACCTCCCGATCACGCTCGCGACGCCGATCTTCCTCGGGGGCCTGCTCCGTGCGGGGATCGACCGCTACGTCGCCCGCCGCGACGACAAAGACGGCACGCTCGCCGAGCACGCGACCTCGAGAGGCCGGATCGTCGCCGCCGGCCTGATCACCGGCGAGGCGATCATGGGAATCGTTATCGGCACGTTCTACATCGCCGGGATCGGCAACAGCGACGGCGCACCGTTCCCGCTCGGCCTCGACGCGGGGACCCAGACGATCCTCGGCGTCGTCGCCCTCGTCGCGCTGGTGGGCCTGTTCACGGCCAGCGTGCTTCGGAACGCGCCCGACACGGCGGCCGGCAACGCGACCGATCGGTGA
- a CDS encoding bifunctional methylenetetrahydrofolate dehydrogenase/methenyltetrahydrofolate cyclohydrolase, protein MTDIDAEIIDGNAVASEIRDDLTDAIETLADAGARPGLATVLMGDDPASETYVNMKQRDCEEVGIESYHVDVDGDAPPERLYDEIAALNEDDDVHGYIVQAPVPDHVDYREVIRRVDPAKDVDGFHPENVGRLVAGDARFRPCTPHGVQKLLEAAGVETEGADVTIVGRSDIVGKPLANLLIQKADDGNATVTVCHSRTEDLAEKTRSADVVVAAAGAPELVDGSMIGEGAVVIDVGVNRVDADTEKGYELVGDVEFESAAEKASAITPVPGGVGPMTRAMLLYNTVKAASLQEGVDVELP, encoded by the coding sequence ATGACGGACATCGACGCCGAGATCATCGACGGCAACGCCGTCGCGAGCGAGATCCGCGACGATCTGACCGACGCCATCGAGACGTTAGCCGACGCCGGCGCGCGGCCGGGGCTGGCGACGGTCCTGATGGGTGACGACCCCGCCAGCGAGACCTACGTGAACATGAAACAGCGGGACTGTGAGGAGGTCGGCATCGAGAGCTACCACGTCGACGTCGACGGCGACGCGCCGCCCGAACGGCTGTACGACGAGATCGCCGCGCTCAACGAGGACGACGACGTCCACGGCTACATCGTCCAGGCCCCGGTCCCGGACCACGTCGACTACCGCGAGGTCATCCGCCGCGTCGACCCCGCGAAGGACGTCGACGGCTTCCACCCCGAGAACGTCGGCCGCCTCGTGGCCGGCGACGCCCGTTTCCGACCCTGTACCCCCCACGGCGTCCAGAAATTGCTCGAGGCCGCCGGCGTCGAGACCGAGGGAGCGGACGTGACGATCGTCGGCCGCTCTGACATCGTCGGCAAGCCGCTCGCGAACCTACTAATCCAGAAGGCCGACGACGGGAACGCGACGGTGACGGTCTGCCACTCGCGGACCGAAGACCTCGCCGAGAAGACCCGGAGCGCGGACGTGGTCGTCGCGGCGGCGGGCGCGCCCGAACTCGTCGACGGCTCGATGATCGGCGAGGGAGCGGTCGTGATCGACGTCGGCGTCAACCGCGTCGATGCGGACACGGAGAAGGGATACGAACTCGTCGGCGACGTCGAGTTCGAGAGCGCCGCGGAGAAGGCAAGCGCCATCACCCCCGTGCCCGGCGGCGTCGGCCCGATGACCCGCGCGATGTTGCTCTACAACACGGTCAAGGCCGCGAGTCTACAGGAAGGCGTCGACGTCGAGTTGCCCTGA